In a genomic window of Thermus albus:
- a CDS encoding DUF5693 family protein: MKLLLNALLLLALIPSLLALKPRLQAERPGPVVLVVDAEALREEAQSQGKSLLEVLEAYRALGIGGVAFPERFVKDWVSQGVLLYRGGRELLEAGLPAKPGWFYLKGEPWLVTHLATAYDLPTERLGPWLGFPLDVQAFPAFYPLEEIRAAKEAGFFVVVRPINQRYRRLDPSLPLVPKEADAVVFAGLEALGYPHRLEDAKDLVPVPVALIEGTPQPGLTAYQEKGTLRLFSLRYEWQLTLTPEEAADKYVLASRERGHQLLYLRPYPYRQDTERFLKRIREGLEASHIPLGQPRVRGFTPSPLRHAAWVGVASGLGLLALGLPIYGPWVAFLLLLLALGYAGSQAGALLAALVFPVLGFLGPRNGLWMWLRALGYALAGAVFLSALGSTPETVLGLQAFRGVSLTLLAPPLLVAFSFMRGNYKETLTRLFLHPLRLGEVALAGLALLLLALALLRRGNDAPLVPELELKLRSWLQDVMVRPRFKEVFGHALFPLALLLPWPRWVQNSLLFLAALGVASILNTFSHFHTPLPISFFRVVNGALLGLLLGLLGVMLVRRLRAWWLG; the protein is encoded by the coding sequence ATGAAACTCCTCCTCAATGCCCTCCTCCTGCTGGCCCTCATCCCCTCCCTCCTGGCCCTAAAACCCCGGCTCCAGGCGGAGCGCCCCGGCCCCGTGGTGCTGGTGGTGGATGCGGAGGCCCTGCGGGAAGAAGCCCAAAGCCAAGGGAAAAGCCTTCTGGAGGTGCTGGAGGCTTACCGGGCCTTGGGAATCGGGGGTGTGGCCTTCCCGGAGCGTTTTGTAAAGGACTGGGTAAGCCAAGGGGTACTCCTCTACCGGGGTGGGAGAGAGCTTTTGGAGGCAGGCCTTCCCGCTAAACCCGGGTGGTTCTACCTCAAGGGGGAGCCTTGGCTCGTAACCCATCTGGCCACAGCCTATGACCTACCTACCGAACGGCTTGGCCCTTGGCTGGGATTCCCCTTGGATGTCCAGGCCTTCCCCGCCTTTTATCCCTTGGAGGAGATCCGGGCCGCCAAGGAGGCAGGCTTCTTTGTGGTGGTGCGTCCCATCAACCAGCGCTACCGGCGCCTGGACCCCTCCTTGCCCCTCGTCCCCAAGGAGGCGGATGCCGTGGTCTTCGCGGGCCTCGAGGCCCTGGGCTATCCCCACCGCCTGGAGGATGCCAAGGACCTAGTCCCAGTCCCCGTGGCCCTCATTGAGGGGACTCCCCAGCCGGGGCTTACCGCCTACCAGGAGAAAGGCACCCTTAGGCTATTCAGCCTCCGATACGAGTGGCAGCTCACCCTAACCCCCGAGGAGGCTGCGGACAAGTACGTGCTGGCCTCTCGGGAACGGGGCCACCAGCTCCTCTACCTCCGGCCCTACCCCTACCGCCAGGACACGGAACGCTTCCTCAAGCGGATCCGGGAGGGCCTAGAAGCCAGCCACATCCCCCTGGGCCAGCCCCGGGTCCGGGGATTCACCCCAAGCCCCCTTCGCCATGCCGCCTGGGTGGGGGTAGCCTCGGGGCTAGGCCTCCTGGCCCTGGGGTTACCCATCTACGGGCCCTGGGTGGCCTTCCTTCTCCTTCTCCTGGCCCTGGGGTATGCGGGGAGCCAAGCGGGGGCCCTTCTCGCCGCCTTGGTTTTCCCCGTGCTGGGCTTCCTCGGCCCCCGGAATGGCCTATGGATGTGGCTTCGCGCCTTAGGCTACGCCCTGGCGGGGGCGGTTTTCCTCTCGGCCCTGGGCTCCACTCCAGAAACAGTGTTGGGGCTTCAAGCCTTCAGGGGCGTTTCCCTCACCCTTCTGGCGCCCCCCCTCCTGGTGGCCTTTAGCTTCATGAGGGGGAACTACAAGGAAACCCTAACCCGGCTTTTCCTCCATCCCTTGCGCCTGGGAGAGGTGGCCTTGGCAGGGCTCGCCCTTCTTCTCCTGGCCCTGGCCCTTCTGCGCCGGGGCAATGATGCCCCCCTCGTTCCCGAACTGGAGCTCAAGCTTAGAAGTTGGCTCCAGGACGTCATGGTCCGGCCCCGTTTCAAAGAGGTCTTCGGCCACGCCCTTTTTCCCCTAGCCCTCCTCCTCCCCTGGCCCAGGTGGGTGCAAAACAGCCTCCTCTTCCTCGCCGCCCTGGGGGTGGCCTCTATCCTGAACACCTTCAGCCACTTCCACACCCCCCTTCCCATTTCCTTTTTCCGGGTGGTGAACGGTGCCCTCTTGGGCCTCCTCCTAGGGCTTCTCGGGGTTATGCTGGTAAGGAGGCTTCGGGCATGGTGGTTGGGGTAG
- a CDS encoding ABC transporter ATP-binding protein: MAKVRLEHVWKRFGKVVAVKDFNLETEDGEFVVFVGPSGCGKTTTLRMIAGLEEVSEGRIYIGDRLVNDVPPKDRDIAMVFQNYALYPHMNVYENMAFGLRLRRYPKEEIDRRVKEAARILKIEHLLNRKPRELSGGQRQRVAMGRAIVREPKVFLMDEPLSNLDAKLRVEMRAEIAKLQRRLGVTTIYVTHDQVEAMTLGQRIVVMKDGEIQQVDTPLNLYDFPANRFVAGFIGSPSMNFIRAGVEVQGERVYLVAPGFRVRANPVLAQALRPYGGKEVWMGIRPEHLGLKGYTVIPEEENVIWGEVEVAEPLGAETEIHVSVDGTVLVAKVDGHAPVKPGDRVELLADTSRLHAFDAGSDETIGHAQEKATVSR; this comes from the coding sequence ATGGCCAAGGTTAGACTGGAGCACGTTTGGAAGCGCTTCGGCAAGGTGGTGGCGGTAAAGGACTTCAACCTGGAAACCGAAGACGGGGAGTTCGTGGTCTTCGTGGGCCCTTCGGGCTGCGGCAAGACTACCACCCTGCGCATGATCGCCGGCCTCGAGGAGGTCTCCGAGGGGCGCATCTACATCGGCGACCGCCTGGTGAACGACGTCCCTCCCAAGGACCGGGACATCGCCATGGTCTTCCAGAACTACGCCCTCTACCCCCACATGAACGTCTACGAGAACATGGCCTTTGGCCTCCGCCTGAGGCGCTACCCCAAGGAGGAGATCGACCGCCGGGTGAAGGAGGCCGCCCGCATCCTCAAGATTGAGCACCTCCTAAACCGCAAGCCCCGGGAGCTCTCCGGCGGCCAGCGCCAGCGGGTGGCCATGGGCCGGGCCATCGTGCGGGAGCCCAAGGTCTTCCTCATGGATGAGCCCCTCTCCAACCTGGACGCCAAGCTCCGGGTGGAGATGCGGGCGGAGATCGCCAAGCTGCAAAGGCGGCTTGGGGTCACCACCATCTATGTGACCCACGACCAGGTGGAGGCCATGACCTTAGGCCAGCGCATCGTGGTCATGAAGGATGGGGAGATCCAGCAGGTGGACACCCCCCTGAACCTTTACGACTTCCCGGCGAACCGCTTCGTGGCCGGCTTCATTGGCAGCCCCTCCATGAACTTCATCCGGGCTGGGGTGGAGGTGCAGGGGGAAAGGGTGTATCTGGTGGCCCCAGGCTTCCGGGTCCGGGCCAATCCCGTCCTGGCCCAGGCTCTAAGGCCCTACGGGGGCAAGGAGGTCTGGATGGGCATCCGCCCCGAGCACCTGGGTCTTAAGGGCTACACGGTGATCCCCGAGGAGGAGAACGTCATCTGGGGCGAGGTGGAGGTGGCCGAGCCCCTGGGAGCAGAAACGGAGATCCACGTGAGCGTGGACGGAACCGTTTTGGTGGCCAAGGTGGACGGCCACGCCCCGGTGAAGCCTGGGGATCGGGTGGAGCTTCTCGCCGACACCTCCCGCCTCCACGCCTTTGACGCGGGAAGCGACGAGACCATTGGCCACGCCCAGGAAAAGGCTACCGTGAGCCGCTAG
- the mscL gene encoding large conductance mechanosensitive channel protein MscL, producing the protein MLKGFRDFIMRGNVVDLAVAVVIGGAFGQVVNSLVADVLTPLIGALGGAPDFSAIKLGPIALGKFINAVVNFLVVGAAIYFLIVVPMQELEKRRKKAEEAAPPSPPEPPEEVKLLREILEELRRKA; encoded by the coding sequence ATGTTAAAAGGTTTTCGGGACTTTATCATGCGGGGCAACGTGGTGGATCTGGCGGTGGCCGTGGTCATCGGCGGCGCCTTTGGCCAGGTGGTGAACTCCTTGGTGGCGGATGTCCTCACGCCTTTGATTGGGGCGTTGGGTGGTGCTCCGGATTTTTCCGCCATCAAGCTGGGGCCTATAGCTCTTGGGAAGTTCATCAATGCGGTGGTGAACTTCCTGGTGGTGGGTGCCGCCATCTACTTCTTGATCGTGGTGCCCATGCAGGAGCTTGAGAAGCGGCGCAAGAAGGCGGAGGAGGCGGCGCCACCCTCTCCTCCTGAGCCCCCCGAGGAGGTCAAGCTTCTTCGGGAGATTCTTGAGGAGCTAAGGCGGAAGGCCTAA
- a CDS encoding ArsR/SmtB family transcription factor codes for MPSALHRYKAAFFKALAHPLRLAILDALREGEKSVSALQRELGAEQSVLSRQLSLLRERGLVEARREGQMVYYRTRDPEVYAFLDLGRRIFERHLEAERERLDALREEE; via the coding sequence ATGCCAAGCGCCCTGCACCGCTATAAGGCGGCCTTCTTCAAGGCCTTGGCCCATCCCTTGCGCCTGGCCATCCTGGACGCTTTAAGGGAAGGGGAGAAGAGCGTTTCCGCCCTCCAGCGGGAGCTTGGGGCGGAGCAGTCCGTGCTCTCTCGGCAGCTTTCCCTGCTTCGGGAGCGGGGGTTGGTGGAGGCCAGGCGGGAGGGGCAGATGGTTTACTACCGCACCCGGGATCCGGAGGTCTACGCCTTTTTGGACCTGGGACGGCGGATCTTTGAACGCCACCTCGAGGCGGAGAGGGAGCGTCTGGACGCCCTTAGGGAGGAGGAATGA
- a CDS encoding proton-conducting transporter membrane subunit, with protein MSPLWTFLPLGLAVVSAGTPWRFRGLSLSLGLAGLAWVALGGMGWALGWGAPFLYLLLLGALTLGLAPYLPAYLAHHPREAHLYSLLIPLFLASMAGVALTSPGFGFLFLWEGMALLGYFLVALEGPNALVGGRAFFLASRLSGAGLYLAFLGHGHLGADWVWAGLLLGFGVKAALFPFHAWLPQAHPVAISPVSALLSGAMTKLGLLGLYQSQYWFGPPPPWVGWALVLLGLLGAVYALVRGLGEEDLKGALAYSSVENLGLMLSALGAYFLKPMPLLLGAFFLQQVAHALFKGLLFLGAGALEERRISHLGGLFRKAPGLGALALGGMVAGAGLPPGPVFLAEWQLYQGFLQGPFLMPLAAGALALVGALALYFYVRLFGLAFLGLPRGEAGLHWARGMRLGLGALAGLLLLVAVAPGLVLDPLGIHTYPNGFLLVLLGLLAGVFYRRIRQLPQRVYGTWDCGFQPLTPRMQPNGLGFAEPALRLFPFLRLRVGEHPRLEEPLAEVYAGVGRAYSRLAALVQTLQSGSLHLYLLLQLLTLVVVLGVVLL; from the coding sequence ATGAGCCCCCTTTGGACCTTCTTGCCCCTGGGCTTGGCCGTGGTGTCCGCTGGGACCCCCTGGCGTTTCCGGGGGCTTTCCCTCTCCCTGGGCTTGGCGGGCCTAGCGTGGGTGGCGCTGGGGGGGATGGGTTGGGCTTTGGGATGGGGTGCTCCTTTCCTCTACCTCCTCCTCCTCGGGGCCCTGACCCTGGGCCTTGCCCCTTACCTTCCTGCGTATTTAGCCCATCACCCTCGTGAGGCGCACCTCTATAGCCTTCTTATTCCCCTTTTCTTGGCTAGCATGGCGGGGGTGGCCTTGACCTCCCCGGGGTTCGGCTTCCTCTTTTTGTGGGAGGGCATGGCCCTCTTGGGTTATTTCCTGGTTGCCCTCGAGGGGCCGAACGCCCTGGTGGGGGGCCGGGCCTTTTTCCTGGCTAGCCGGCTTTCTGGGGCTGGGCTTTACCTGGCCTTCCTGGGGCACGGGCATCTGGGGGCTGACTGGGTCTGGGCGGGGCTTCTTTTAGGCTTTGGGGTGAAGGCAGCCCTCTTCCCCTTCCATGCCTGGTTGCCCCAAGCCCACCCGGTGGCCATCAGCCCGGTGTCGGCCCTGCTCTCTGGGGCCATGACTAAACTGGGCCTTCTGGGGTTGTACCAGTCCCAGTACTGGTTCGGTCCCCCTCCGCCTTGGGTGGGATGGGCCTTGGTTCTTCTGGGGCTTTTGGGTGCGGTGTATGCCCTGGTGCGGGGTCTGGGGGAGGAGGACCTAAAGGGGGCTTTGGCCTACTCCAGCGTGGAAAACCTGGGCCTCATGCTTTCCGCTTTGGGGGCGTATTTTCTTAAGCCTATGCCCTTGCTCCTGGGGGCCTTCTTCCTCCAGCAGGTGGCCCACGCCTTGTTCAAAGGGCTTCTTTTCCTGGGGGCAGGGGCTCTGGAGGAGCGGCGGATTTCCCACCTGGGTGGGCTTTTCCGTAAGGCCCCTGGTCTCGGAGCTTTGGCCTTAGGGGGGATGGTGGCGGGGGCTGGCCTGCCTCCTGGCCCTGTTTTTCTTGCGGAGTGGCAACTTTACCAAGGCTTTTTGCAGGGGCCTTTCCTGATGCCCCTGGCCGCCGGGGCCTTGGCCTTGGTGGGGGCCTTGGCCCTTTACTTTTACGTGCGCCTTTTCGGGCTGGCCTTTTTGGGGTTGCCTCGAGGCGAGGCGGGGCTCCACTGGGCCAGGGGGATGCGCCTGGGGCTTGGCGCGTTGGCAGGGCTTCTCCTCCTTGTGGCCGTGGCGCCTGGGCTGGTATTGGATCCCCTGGGGATCCACACCTATCCCAACGGGTTTCTCTTGGTCCTCCTTGGCCTTTTGGCCGGTGTCTTCTACCGTAGGATTCGGCAACTGCCCCAGCGGGTGTACGGCACCTGGGACTGCGGTTTCCAGCCCCTAACCCCCAGGATGCAACCCAACGGCCTGGGTTTTGCCGAGCCCGCCCTGCGCCTGTTCCCCTTTCTTCGCCTTAGGGTGGGGGAACATCCCCGCTTGGAGGAACCCTTGGCCGAGGTATACGCCGGCGTGGGGCGGGCCTATAGCCGCCTTGCGGCCTTGGTCCAGACCCTTCAGTCGGGGAGCCTGCACCTTTACCTTCTTCTGCAGCTCCTTACCTTGGTGGTGGTCCTGGGGGTGGTTTTGCTATGA
- a CDS encoding respiratory chain complex I subunit 1 family protein: MTALLALLLAPLFSGTVKWLKARLTHRQGPSPLMEYRNLAKLWRKVWVVPHPTTPLFLLGPIMALLGTLGALALLPVLPGLAFRGDFLLALYLLGLGRFFQMLAALDAGSSFGAQGSYREGVVTVLAEPGTLMALAGAVLLGEGFSLSGLPQLGVENSLVLLLALASLALALLAEGARMPVDDPTTHLELTMIHEAQVLDHSGPLLALYELAGSLKMLFYAGLMALLLPGSKPLVFLGVVGAWVLVLAYLETYGVKLRYLRLPDFLSYNTLFGVLALLGAIWRF; encoded by the coding sequence ATGACGGCTCTTTTGGCCCTCCTTTTGGCTCCCCTCTTTTCGGGAACCGTCAAGTGGCTCAAGGCTAGGCTTACCCATCGGCAGGGGCCAAGCCCCCTCATGGAGTACCGGAATCTGGCCAAGCTCTGGCGCAAGGTCTGGGTGGTGCCCCACCCCACCACCCCTCTATTCCTTCTCGGGCCCATCATGGCCCTACTGGGTACCCTTGGGGCCTTGGCCTTGTTGCCCGTGCTCCCTGGGTTGGCCTTCAGGGGGGATTTTCTCCTCGCCCTCTACCTGCTGGGCTTGGGCCGCTTTTTTCAAATGCTGGCGGCTTTGGATGCGGGTAGCAGTTTTGGGGCCCAGGGAAGTTACCGGGAGGGTGTGGTCACGGTGTTGGCGGAACCAGGAACGCTTATGGCCTTGGCGGGGGCGGTCCTTCTGGGGGAGGGGTTTTCCCTGAGCGGCCTGCCCCAGCTTGGGGTGGAGAACAGCTTGGTGTTGCTGCTGGCCCTGGCCTCGCTGGCCCTGGCCCTTCTGGCCGAGGGGGCCAGGATGCCGGTGGACGACCCCACCACGCACCTGGAGCTCACCATGATCCACGAGGCGCAGGTCCTGGACCATAGCGGGCCTCTTTTGGCCTTGTACGAGCTTGCTGGCTCGCTTAAGATGCTCTTTTACGCGGGGTTGATGGCCTTGTTGTTGCCGGGGTCCAAGCCCCTGGTCTTCCTGGGGGTGGTGGGGGCCTGGGTCTTGGTGTTGGCCTACCTGGAGACCTACGGGGTAAAGCTTCGCTACCTCAGGCTTCCTGACTTTCTCTCGTACAACACTCTTTTCGGGGTTCTGGCGCTTTTGGGGGCAATATGGCGCTTCTAA
- a CDS encoding proton-conducting transporter membrane subunit codes for MLYLLVFLPLMVFLARRETTLLVQLSVLVPFLGLLLAPFLLGTAAGPFRLDGVGLFYLLLTDLIYGLVALFARGYFPREEAWRFYWAGAFFLVSAHGAYLAHNLGVLWIFVEGSTLASALLVYHKGGARALEATWKYLMLGSVGIAMGLIGVILVYALVGGATLDWGEVRSLVGEANPEGLKVAFALLLVGFGTKVGLFPLQAWLPDAHAEAPGPASALLSGTLLNVAFYALLRYTALMQAAGLFPFASGLLLAFGLLSLVFGALFLFGQREYKRLLAYSSMEHMGLAVFALGLGLPWLALFHTLAHSLSKTLAFLGASGILALSHAKEVGRVGGLVLHTPALGVPFILSLVALGGLPPFPLFFAEFKAVEVAMKSPWLGVPYLVGLGLAFAGLLYPMAQMGFGQGKPLGGRGLDLWLLWVLLLLLLLPGVSPPVEVFKALEVVLWKP; via the coding sequence GTGCTGTATCTTCTGGTCTTCTTGCCCTTGATGGTCTTTTTGGCTCGCAGGGAAACCACCTTGCTGGTGCAGCTTTCCGTTCTGGTCCCCTTCCTGGGCTTGCTCCTTGCCCCTTTCCTCTTGGGTACGGCGGCGGGCCCTTTCCGATTGGATGGGGTGGGGCTCTTTTACCTCCTCCTGACGGACCTCATCTACGGGTTGGTGGCCCTGTTCGCCCGGGGCTACTTTCCCCGGGAGGAGGCTTGGCGGTTCTATTGGGCGGGCGCCTTTTTCCTGGTCTCGGCCCACGGGGCGTACCTGGCCCACAACCTAGGGGTGCTTTGGATCTTCGTGGAGGGGAGCACCCTGGCCTCGGCCCTTCTGGTCTACCACAAGGGAGGGGCAAGGGCCCTGGAGGCCACCTGGAAGTACCTCATGCTGGGCAGTGTGGGCATCGCCATGGGGCTCATTGGGGTCATCCTGGTGTACGCCTTGGTGGGCGGGGCCACCTTGGACTGGGGGGAGGTCCGGTCCTTGGTGGGGGAGGCCAATCCCGAGGGGCTTAAGGTGGCCTTTGCCCTCCTCTTGGTGGGCTTCGGTACCAAGGTGGGGCTTTTTCCCCTCCAGGCCTGGCTCCCCGATGCCCATGCCGAGGCCCCGGGGCCGGCCTCCGCACTCCTTTCGGGAACCCTTCTCAACGTGGCCTTTTACGCCCTTTTGCGCTACACCGCCCTTATGCAGGCGGCGGGGCTTTTCCCTTTTGCCTCCGGGCTTCTTTTGGCCTTTGGCCTTTTGAGCCTAGTGTTTGGGGCCTTGTTTCTCTTTGGGCAGAGGGAGTACAAGAGGCTTCTCGCCTATTCCAGCATGGAACACATGGGCCTCGCCGTTTTTGCCCTGGGCCTGGGTCTTCCCTGGCTTGCCCTTTTCCACACCCTGGCCCACTCTTTGAGCAAGACGTTGGCGTTTTTGGGAGCCAGTGGGATTCTGGCCCTGAGCCATGCCAAGGAGGTGGGGCGGGTGGGAGGCCTGGTCCTCCATACCCCTGCCTTGGGTGTGCCCTTTATCCTTTCCCTGGTGGCCTTGGGGGGGCTTCCTCCCTTTCCCCTGTTTTTCGCCGAGTTCAAGGCGGTGGAGGTAGCCATGAAATCGCCCTGGCTGGGGGTTCCCTACCTGGTGGGGCTGGGGCTGGCCTTTGCTGGTCTCTTATACCCCATGGCCCAAATGGGTTTTGGTCAAGGAAAACCCTTAGGGGGAAGGGGGCTGGACCTTTGGTTGCTCTGGGTTTTGCTTCTCCTGCTCCTTCTTCCTGGGGTCTCACCCCCGGTGGAGGTGTTTAAGGCGCTGGAGGTGGTGTTGTGGAAGCCGTAA